A window of the Paralichthys olivaceus isolate ysfri-2021 chromosome 5, ASM2471397v2, whole genome shotgun sequence genome harbors these coding sequences:
- the mafk gene encoding transcription factor MafK, giving the protein MQGMTTHFKTSKALKVKKEAGENAPALSDDELVAMSVRELNQHLRGLTKEDVVRLKQRRRTLKNRGYAASCRIKRVTQKEELERQKIELQHEVDKLARENASMRLELDALRAKYEALQCFARTVTRGPLSPGKVATTSVITIVKSANKHNNSSPTPFSTPS; this is encoded by the exons ATGCAGGGAATGACGACTCATTTCAAGACGAGCAAAGCTTTAAAG GTCAAGAAGGAGGCGGGTGAGAATGCCCCAGCACTCAGCGATGATGAGCTGGTGGCCATGTCCGTGCGGGAGCTCAACCAGCACCTGCGTGGGCTGACCAAGGAGGACGTCGTGCGGTTGAAGCAGCGGCGGCGCACCCTGAAGAACCGGGGCTACGCTGCCAGCTGTCGCATCAAACGTGTCACCCAGAAGGAGGAGCTGGAACGGCAGAAGATAGAGCTGCAGCATGAGGTGGACAAGCTGGCCCGAGAGAACGCCAGCATGAGGCTGGAGCTGGACGCCCTGCGAGCCAAATACGAGGCCCTGCAGTGTTTTGCCCGAACTGTGACCCGAGGGCCCCTCTCACCGGGCAAGGTGGCCACCACCAGCGTCATCACCATCGTCAAGTCagccaacaaacacaacaactccAGCCCGACCCCGTTCTCGACTCCGTCCTAA